The Leadbettera azotonutricia ZAS-9 genome has a window encoding:
- a CDS encoding GH3 auxin-responsive promoter family protein, giving the protein MKERRLKKWWLIRLALTIIGKKGLKELDKASRDGKKAQEETLRSILEYAKDTVYGIEHHFGDILKASTAEELFGLYQKYVSPNEYEDLRPYVERHKEGGSNILFPGKPKMYATTSGTTKEPKWIPVTERYYKEVYKKMNAFWLATLVLAKPKAFYGPFASIVGKAIEGAAPDGTVYGSISGVMQRDIPGFMQAIHTAPAAVFKISDYKARYYAIMRMAIERNTHGIITANPSTLVEMQKNANEFYDEYVNDIEKGTLSHLFNISDEIRAELEPLLKPNRKRAAELRALKEKYGNVLPKHYWPEMQVVNVWFCGNTQVYFDKIKDSFPKDCVFNEFGYFSSECRAGLVLKTGIQDTVLFGHKTYFEFIHESEMEKENPAITQMYEVQPGQRYCMLITTSSGLYRYNMNDLLEITGYHNQFPTLKFIQKLNGTVSLTGEKLHERQFIEAVRAVEQVTRYKVAFFVGFADIANSNYRFYYEFADQSITDREAGEFTKMVDAELQQYNVEYKEKRSSDRLKAPETYLLKSEAFELFKSKCIDQGFRDGQFKVNLLMQDEKRHDMFKELVKNAS; this is encoded by the coding sequence ATGAAAGAAAGACGGCTAAAGAAATGGTGGCTCATCAGGCTTGCCTTGACTATTATCGGGAAAAAAGGGCTCAAAGAGCTGGATAAAGCTTCCAGGGATGGTAAGAAGGCCCAGGAAGAAACCCTGCGGAGCATTCTGGAGTATGCAAAGGATACTGTATACGGGATAGAGCATCACTTTGGGGATATCCTCAAGGCGTCGACGGCGGAGGAGCTTTTTGGTTTATATCAAAAATATGTTTCCCCGAACGAGTATGAGGATCTTCGGCCCTATGTGGAGCGGCATAAAGAGGGGGGGAGCAATATCCTGTTCCCCGGCAAGCCCAAGATGTACGCCACTACCAGCGGCACCACCAAGGAGCCCAAGTGGATACCTGTCACAGAGCGGTATTATAAGGAAGTATATAAAAAAATGAATGCTTTCTGGCTGGCTACCTTGGTGCTGGCCAAGCCCAAGGCTTTTTATGGCCCCTTCGCTTCCATTGTGGGCAAGGCCATTGAAGGGGCCGCGCCGGACGGGACCGTATATGGCTCGATTTCCGGGGTGATGCAGCGGGACATTCCCGGTTTCATGCAGGCTATCCATACCGCCCCGGCGGCGGTGTTCAAGATTTCCGATTACAAGGCCCGGTATTATGCGATTATGCGCATGGCCATTGAGCGGAACACCCACGGAATCATCACCGCCAATCCCAGCACCCTGGTGGAAATGCAGAAAAACGCCAATGAATTCTACGATGAGTATGTGAACGACATCGAAAAAGGCACTTTGAGCCATTTATTCAACATTTCCGATGAAATCCGCGCCGAATTGGAGCCATTGCTCAAGCCGAATCGCAAACGGGCGGCTGAATTGCGGGCGCTGAAGGAAAAATACGGCAATGTCCTGCCGAAGCATTACTGGCCGGAAATGCAGGTGGTCAATGTCTGGTTCTGCGGCAATACCCAGGTCTATTTCGACAAGATCAAGGATTCCTTTCCCAAGGACTGTGTCTTCAATGAATTCGGTTATTTTTCTTCCGAATGTCGCGCTGGCTTGGTGCTGAAAACCGGTATCCAGGACACGGTGCTCTTTGGCCACAAGACCTATTTCGAATTCATCCACGAATCGGAAATGGAAAAAGAGAACCCCGCCATTACCCAGATGTACGAGGTGCAGCCCGGGCAGCGCTATTGCATGCTGATTACCACATCATCGGGGCTCTACCGGTACAATATGAACGATCTCCTGGAAATCACCGGGTATCATAACCAGTTCCCCACCCTCAAATTCATCCAGAAGCTCAACGGGACCGTGAGTCTGACTGGAGAAAAACTCCACGAGCGGCAGTTTATCGAGGCCGTGCGGGCGGTAGAACAGGTAACCCGCTACAAGGTTGCTTTCTTTGTGGGATTCGCGGATATAGCCAATTCCAATTACCGGTTTTACTATGAATTTGCGGATCAGAGCATCACCGACCGCGAAGCCGGGGAATTCACCAAAATGGTGGACGCCGAGCTGCAGCAGTACAATGTGGAATACAAGGAGAAGCGGTCTTCGGACCGGCTCAAGGCGCCCGAAACCTATCTTCTTAAAAGCGAAGCCTTTGAGCTGTTCAAGTCAAAATGCATAGACCAGGGGTTCCGCGATGGCCAGTTCAAGGTGAATCTTCTTATGCAGGACGAAAAACGCCACGATATGTTCAAGGAGCTTGTGAAGAACGCGAGCTAA
- a CDS encoding DUF4469 domain-containing protein, giving the protein MSNLQKPQNVLHTIKAKLYPNYLKEASGKYIARAKAEMPLSVEDVCASATSRGGSGMNCNTMIAAVKAYFSEAAYMLADGFAVKNDYYSIHPKIGGTFESERGSPDAKRNKINFRFRRLKGFKDIIEMTTVQIEGLASPDVHIGEVLDITTGLKDGTLSPGGMVMLRGRRIKIVGSNPACGLYLVNTADGKKTRVTTNFATNVSTKLVFQMPVLKKGVYHIEVVTQFTGHTELKDPRIIACLTDLKVN; this is encoded by the coding sequence ATGAGTAATCTACAGAAACCACAGAATGTGCTTCATACCATTAAGGCGAAGCTCTACCCTAATTACCTGAAAGAAGCCAGCGGCAAGTACATTGCCCGGGCAAAAGCGGAAATGCCCTTGTCCGTAGAGGATGTTTGCGCATCGGCAACCTCCCGGGGAGGCTCCGGGATGAACTGTAACACCATGATTGCGGCGGTAAAGGCTTACTTTTCGGAGGCAGCCTACATGCTGGCGGACGGTTTTGCGGTGAAGAACGACTATTACTCGATTCATCCCAAAATCGGGGGAACATTTGAATCGGAAAGAGGTTCCCCGGACGCCAAACGGAACAAGATTAATTTTAGGTTCCGCCGTCTCAAGGGCTTCAAGGATATTATCGAAATGACCACGGTGCAAATTGAAGGTCTCGCGTCCCCAGACGTCCACATTGGCGAGGTGCTTGACATAACCACGGGCCTAAAAGACGGTACCCTAAGCCCCGGCGGAATGGTAATGCTTAGGGGCAGGCGCATCAAAATTGTCGGCTCAAACCCAGCCTGCGGCCTCTATCTCGTAAACACCGCGGATGGCAAGAAAACCAGGGTAACCACCAATTTTGCAACGAACGTCAGTACAAAATTGGTTTTCCAGATGCCTGTTTTGAAGAAAGGGGTCTACCATATCGAGGTAGTTACCCAATTTACCGGCCACACGGAACTAAAAGATCCCCGTATTATAGCCTGCCTTACAGATCTTAAAGTAAACTAA
- a CDS encoding type II toxin-antitoxin system PemK/MazF family toxin, giving the protein MKQGEIWQVSLDPTLGAEMKKTRPALIINDNAMGKLPLKVIVPITDWKEHYRIAPWMVKIEPRPDNGLVKTSSIDCFQIRSVSEERLINYLGAITTDEILQVQEGISKVIGMGKA; this is encoded by the coding sequence ATGAAACAAGGTGAAATCTGGCAGGTTTCCCTGGACCCGACCTTGGGCGCTGAGATGAAAAAAACCCGCCCCGCCCTCATCATTAATGACAATGCTATGGGTAAACTTCCCCTTAAAGTCATCGTGCCTATCACCGATTGGAAAGAACACTATCGGATAGCGCCCTGGATGGTAAAAATAGAACCCCGTCCTGATAATGGCTTGGTAAAAACATCTTCTATCGACTGTTTTCAAATCAGGTCGGTTTCAGAAGAACGCCTCATTAACTATCTTGGGGCAATTACCACGGATGAGATACTGCAAGTGCAGGAAGGGATCAGCAAAGTAATAGGAATGGGTAAAGCGTAA